In Oreochromis niloticus isolate F11D_XX linkage group LG5, O_niloticus_UMD_NMBU, whole genome shotgun sequence, a single window of DNA contains:
- the sema3fb gene encoding semaphorin-3F isoform X2, whose translation MQLDGLWTVHTLLALCGLAFGNQVSNEPLAAPRVFISFKELRSTGTAHHFAYLINTSDYRILRMDEDHDRMYVGSKDHILSLDLHDINKNPRIIHWPVPEQRRMECLVSGKDANEECANFIRLIEPWNRTHLYVCGTGAYNPVCTFVNRGRKPQTSMYLQMAQARGRASRAAEPSAVHETLGLKEEIFHLEPGKVESGKGKCSYDPKLNSVSALINGELYAGVYVDFMGTDSAIFRTLGTKTAMRTDQYNSRWLNDPTFVHIHLIPDSAERNDDKLYFFFREKSSEMGQTPVTQSRIGRICLNDDGGHCCLVNKWSTFLKARLICSVPGADGMETHFDELRDVYIQPTQDIKNPVIYGVFSVSGSVFKGSAVCVYSMADIRMVFNGPFAHKEGPNYQWVAYTGKIPYPRPGTCPGGTFTPNMKSTKDYPDEVINFMRNHPAMHNAVYPVHKRPLVVRTNVDYEFTTITVDQVTAADGNYEVLFLGTDKGTVQKVIVLPRDDLQTEELVLEEVEVFKVPTPITTMKISSKRQQLYVSSAVGLTQLALHRCDMYGEACADCCLARDPYCAWDGKSCSRYSASQKRSDPFRRSRRQDVKYGNPIRQCRGFNSKASKNTLEMVQYGVEGSSTFLECQARSPHALIKWHVQRDNSDRRKEMRSDGRILKTEQGLLVRSLQPSDSGLYQCTATEKNFKHTLIKLQLVVLSSRAVNNALVEGGAGLMASSFHSGSTQWTPSAGQYKDLLTILSQPEMSLINQYCQDYWQFGDPLLGPLKAKDLKELKEQKKPRNRRHHRDGEEEREQQGVET comes from the exons AACTGAGATCCACTGGTACCGCTCATCACTTCGCCTACCTCATCAACACATCTGACTATCGGATCCTTCGTATGGATGAGGACCATGATCGAATGTATGTTGGGAGCAAGGACCACATCCTGTCCTTGGACCTCCATGACATCAACAAGAACCCACGTATT ATCCACTGGCCAGTGCCTGAACAAAGAAGAATGGAGTGCCTCGTGAGTGGGAAAGATGCCAAT GAGGAGTGTGCGAACTTCATTCGTCTAATTGAGCCATGGAACCGGACTCACCTGTACGTCTGTGGGACAGGAGCTTACAATCCGGTCTGCACCTTTGTCAACCGCGGACGCAAACCTCAG acGTCCATGTATCTGCAGATGGCCCAAGCCAGAGGAAGGGCTAGCCGCGCAGCTGAACCCAGCGCGGTGCACGAGACGCTCGGACTCAAG GAAGAAATCTTCCATTTGGAGCCGGGCAAAGTAGAATCTGGGAAAGGAAAGTGCTCCTATGACCCGAAGCTCAACAGCGTGTCAGCTTTGATCA aTGGAGAACTGTACGCTGGGGTCTATGTTGACTTTATGGGAACAGACTCTGCCATTTTCCGTACTTTGGGGACAAAGACTGCCATGCGAACAGATCAGTACAACTCCAGATGGCTGAACG ACCCCACTTTTGTCCACATACACCTCATCCCAGATAGTGCCGAGAGAAATGATGACAAGCTGTATTTCTTCTTCCGAGAGAAGTCCTCTGAGATGGGCCAGACTCCTGTGACCCAGTCCCGTATCGGACGTATCTGCCTG AATGACGACGGAGGTCATTGCTGTCTGGTCAACAAGTGGAGCACCTTCCTGAAGGCCAGGCTCATCTGCTCTGTGCCCGGGGCCGATGGCATGGAGACACACTTCGACGAGCTCA GAGATGTTTACATACAACCAACACAGGATATAAAAAATCCTGTCATATATGGagtcttctctgtctctgg CTCTGTGTTCAAAGGCTCGGCGGTTTGTGTGTACTCTATGGCTGACATCCGGATGGTCTTCAATGGCCCCTTTGCCCACAAGGAGGGACCTAATTACCAGTGGGTGGCCTACACCGGGAAGATACCCTACCCTCGACCCGGCACG TGCCCCGGAGGTACGTTCACCCCCAACATGAAGTCCACTAAGGACTATCCAGATGAAGTGATTAACTTTATGAGGAATCACCCTGCCATGCACAACGCAGTGTACCCAGTGCACAAGCGCCCCCTGGTGGTTCGGACCAACGTGGACTATGAATTCACCACCATTACAGTGGACCAGGTGACAGCTGCAGACGGCAACTATGAAGTGCTCTTCTTAGGAACTG ACAAGGGAACGGTACAGAAAGTCATTGTGCTGCCTAGAGATGACCTTCAGACAGAGGAGCTGGTCCTGGAGGAAGTCGAGGTGTTCAAG GTCCCCACTCCTATAACTACAATGAAGATCTCGTCCAAAAGG CAACAGCTGTATGTGTCATCTGCAGTGGGGCTGACCCAGTTGGCTCTGCATCGCTGTGACATGTACGGCGAGGCCTGCGCTGACTGCTGTCTGGCCAGAGATCCTTACTGCGCCTGGGATGGCAAGTCCTGCTCCCGTTACTCCGCCTCACAGAAAAG GTCTGACCCATTTAGACGTAGCCGGAGGCAGGATGTCAAGTACGGGAACCCCATCCGCCAGTGCAGAGGCTTCAATTCCAAGG CCAGTAAGAACACTTTGGAGATGGTGCAGTATGGGGTGGAGGGGAGCAGTACCTTCCTGGAGTGTCAGGCCCGCTCTCCACACGCTCTCATCAAATGGCACGTGCAGAGGGATAACAGTGACCGCAGGAAAGAG ATGCGCTCAGACGGTCGGATTTTGAAGACAGAACAAGGTCTGCTCGTGCGATCTCTGCAGCCCTCTGACTCTGGCTTGTACCAATGCACGGCCACAGAAAAGAATTTCAAACACACGCTGATCAAgctgcagttggtggtgttgtCAAGCCGGGCTGTCAACAATGCACTGGTGGAGGGCGGTGCAGGTTTGATGGCATCTTCTTTCCACTCCGGCAGCACGCAGTGGACCCCCAGCGCAGGCCAGTACAAGGACCTGCTGACCATCCTGAGCCAGCCAGAGATGAGCCTGATTAATCAGTACTGCCAGGACTACTGGCAGTTTGGTGACCCGCTGCTGGGCCCCCTTAAGGCCAAAGACCTGAAAGAGCTCAAGGAGCAGAAGAAGCCCCGCAACCGCCGACATCACAGGGACGGGGAGGAGGAAAGGGAGCAGCAGGGAGTAGAGACATGA
- the sema3fb gene encoding semaphorin-3F isoform X4 has product MQLDGLWTVHTLLALCGLAFGNQVSNEPLAAPRVFISFKELRSTGTAHHFAYLINTSDYRILRMDEDHDRMYVGSKDHILSLDLHDINKNPRIIHWPVPEQRRMECLVSGKDANEECANFIRLIEPWNRTHLYVCGTGAYNPVCTFVNRGRKPQEEIFHLEPGKVESGKGKCSYDPKLNSVSALINGELYAGVYVDFMGTDSAIFRTLGTKTAMRTDQYNSRWLNDPTFVHIHLIPDSAERNDDKLYFFFREKSSEMGQTPVTQSRIGRICLNDDGGHCCLVNKWSTFLKARLICSVPGADGMETHFDELRDVYIQPTQDIKNPVIYGVFSVSGSVFKGSAVCVYSMADIRMVFNGPFAHKEGPNYQWVAYTGKIPYPRPGTCPGGTFTPNMKSTKDYPDEVINFMRNHPAMHNAVYPVHKRPLVVRTNVDYEFTTITVDQVTAADGNYEVLFLGTDKGTVQKVIVLPRDDLQTEELVLEEVEVFKVPTPITTMKISSKRQQLYVSSAVGLTQLALHRCDMYGEACADCCLARDPYCAWDGKSCSRYSASQKRQYWSDPFRRSRRQDVKYGNPIRQCRGFNSKASKNTLEMVQYGVEGSSTFLECQARSPHALIKWHVQRDNSDRRKEMRSDGRILKTEQGLLVRSLQPSDSGLYQCTATEKNFKHTLIKLQLVVLSSRAVNNALVEGGAGLMASSFHSGSTQWTPSAGQYKDLLTILSQPEMSLINQYCQDYWQFGDPLLGPLKAKDLKELKEQKKPRNRRHHRDGEEEREQQGVET; this is encoded by the exons AACTGAGATCCACTGGTACCGCTCATCACTTCGCCTACCTCATCAACACATCTGACTATCGGATCCTTCGTATGGATGAGGACCATGATCGAATGTATGTTGGGAGCAAGGACCACATCCTGTCCTTGGACCTCCATGACATCAACAAGAACCCACGTATT ATCCACTGGCCAGTGCCTGAACAAAGAAGAATGGAGTGCCTCGTGAGTGGGAAAGATGCCAAT GAGGAGTGTGCGAACTTCATTCGTCTAATTGAGCCATGGAACCGGACTCACCTGTACGTCTGTGGGACAGGAGCTTACAATCCGGTCTGCACCTTTGTCAACCGCGGACGCAAACCTCAG GAAGAAATCTTCCATTTGGAGCCGGGCAAAGTAGAATCTGGGAAAGGAAAGTGCTCCTATGACCCGAAGCTCAACAGCGTGTCAGCTTTGATCA aTGGAGAACTGTACGCTGGGGTCTATGTTGACTTTATGGGAACAGACTCTGCCATTTTCCGTACTTTGGGGACAAAGACTGCCATGCGAACAGATCAGTACAACTCCAGATGGCTGAACG ACCCCACTTTTGTCCACATACACCTCATCCCAGATAGTGCCGAGAGAAATGATGACAAGCTGTATTTCTTCTTCCGAGAGAAGTCCTCTGAGATGGGCCAGACTCCTGTGACCCAGTCCCGTATCGGACGTATCTGCCTG AATGACGACGGAGGTCATTGCTGTCTGGTCAACAAGTGGAGCACCTTCCTGAAGGCCAGGCTCATCTGCTCTGTGCCCGGGGCCGATGGCATGGAGACACACTTCGACGAGCTCA GAGATGTTTACATACAACCAACACAGGATATAAAAAATCCTGTCATATATGGagtcttctctgtctctgg CTCTGTGTTCAAAGGCTCGGCGGTTTGTGTGTACTCTATGGCTGACATCCGGATGGTCTTCAATGGCCCCTTTGCCCACAAGGAGGGACCTAATTACCAGTGGGTGGCCTACACCGGGAAGATACCCTACCCTCGACCCGGCACG TGCCCCGGAGGTACGTTCACCCCCAACATGAAGTCCACTAAGGACTATCCAGATGAAGTGATTAACTTTATGAGGAATCACCCTGCCATGCACAACGCAGTGTACCCAGTGCACAAGCGCCCCCTGGTGGTTCGGACCAACGTGGACTATGAATTCACCACCATTACAGTGGACCAGGTGACAGCTGCAGACGGCAACTATGAAGTGCTCTTCTTAGGAACTG ACAAGGGAACGGTACAGAAAGTCATTGTGCTGCCTAGAGATGACCTTCAGACAGAGGAGCTGGTCCTGGAGGAAGTCGAGGTGTTCAAG GTCCCCACTCCTATAACTACAATGAAGATCTCGTCCAAAAGG CAACAGCTGTATGTGTCATCTGCAGTGGGGCTGACCCAGTTGGCTCTGCATCGCTGTGACATGTACGGCGAGGCCTGCGCTGACTGCTGTCTGGCCAGAGATCCTTACTGCGCCTGGGATGGCAAGTCCTGCTCCCGTTACTCCGCCTCACAGAAAAG GCAATACTGGTCTGACCCATTTAGACGTAGCCGGAGGCAGGATGTCAAGTACGGGAACCCCATCCGCCAGTGCAGAGGCTTCAATTCCAAGG CCAGTAAGAACACTTTGGAGATGGTGCAGTATGGGGTGGAGGGGAGCAGTACCTTCCTGGAGTGTCAGGCCCGCTCTCCACACGCTCTCATCAAATGGCACGTGCAGAGGGATAACAGTGACCGCAGGAAAGAG ATGCGCTCAGACGGTCGGATTTTGAAGACAGAACAAGGTCTGCTCGTGCGATCTCTGCAGCCCTCTGACTCTGGCTTGTACCAATGCACGGCCACAGAAAAGAATTTCAAACACACGCTGATCAAgctgcagttggtggtgttgtCAAGCCGGGCTGTCAACAATGCACTGGTGGAGGGCGGTGCAGGTTTGATGGCATCTTCTTTCCACTCCGGCAGCACGCAGTGGACCCCCAGCGCAGGCCAGTACAAGGACCTGCTGACCATCCTGAGCCAGCCAGAGATGAGCCTGATTAATCAGTACTGCCAGGACTACTGGCAGTTTGGTGACCCGCTGCTGGGCCCCCTTAAGGCCAAAGACCTGAAAGAGCTCAAGGAGCAGAAGAAGCCCCGCAACCGCCGACATCACAGGGACGGGGAGGAGGAAAGGGAGCAGCAGGGAGTAGAGACATGA
- the sema3fb gene encoding semaphorin-3F isoform X3, which produces MQLDGLWTVHTLLALCGLAFGNQVSNEPLAAPRVFISFKELRSTGTAHHFAYLINTSDYRILRMDEDHDRMYVGSKDHILSLDLHDINKNPRIIHWPVPEQRRMECLVSGKDANEECANFIRLIEPWNRTHLYVCGTGAYNPVCTFVNRGRKPQTSMYLQMAQARGRASRAAEPSAVHETLGLKEEIFHLEPGKVESGKGKCSYDPKLNSVSALINGELYAGVYVDFMGTDSAIFRTLGTKTAMRTDQYNSRWLNDPTFVHIHLIPDSAERNDDKLYFFFREKSSEMGQTPVTQSRIGRICLNDDGGHCCLVNKWSTFLKARLICSVPGADGMETHFDELRDVYIQPTQDIKNPVIYGVFSVSGSVFKGSAVCVYSMADIRMVFNGPFAHKEGPNYQWVAYTGKIPYPRPGTCPGGTFTPNMKSTKDYPDEVINFMRNHPAMHNAVYPVHKRPLVVRTNVDYEFTTITVDQVTAADGNYEVLFLGTDKGTVQKVIVLPRDDLQTEELVLEEVEVFKVPTPITTMKISSKRQQLYVSSAVGLTQLALHRCDMYGEACADCCLARDPYCAWDGKSCSRYSASQKRRSRRQDVKYGNPIRQCRGFNSKASKNTLEMVQYGVEGSSTFLECQARSPHALIKWHVQRDNSDRRKEMRSDGRILKTEQGLLVRSLQPSDSGLYQCTATEKNFKHTLIKLQLVVLSSRAVNNALVEGGAGLMASSFHSGSTQWTPSAGQYKDLLTILSQPEMSLINQYCQDYWQFGDPLLGPLKAKDLKELKEQKKPRNRRHHRDGEEEREQQGVET; this is translated from the exons AACTGAGATCCACTGGTACCGCTCATCACTTCGCCTACCTCATCAACACATCTGACTATCGGATCCTTCGTATGGATGAGGACCATGATCGAATGTATGTTGGGAGCAAGGACCACATCCTGTCCTTGGACCTCCATGACATCAACAAGAACCCACGTATT ATCCACTGGCCAGTGCCTGAACAAAGAAGAATGGAGTGCCTCGTGAGTGGGAAAGATGCCAAT GAGGAGTGTGCGAACTTCATTCGTCTAATTGAGCCATGGAACCGGACTCACCTGTACGTCTGTGGGACAGGAGCTTACAATCCGGTCTGCACCTTTGTCAACCGCGGACGCAAACCTCAG acGTCCATGTATCTGCAGATGGCCCAAGCCAGAGGAAGGGCTAGCCGCGCAGCTGAACCCAGCGCGGTGCACGAGACGCTCGGACTCAAG GAAGAAATCTTCCATTTGGAGCCGGGCAAAGTAGAATCTGGGAAAGGAAAGTGCTCCTATGACCCGAAGCTCAACAGCGTGTCAGCTTTGATCA aTGGAGAACTGTACGCTGGGGTCTATGTTGACTTTATGGGAACAGACTCTGCCATTTTCCGTACTTTGGGGACAAAGACTGCCATGCGAACAGATCAGTACAACTCCAGATGGCTGAACG ACCCCACTTTTGTCCACATACACCTCATCCCAGATAGTGCCGAGAGAAATGATGACAAGCTGTATTTCTTCTTCCGAGAGAAGTCCTCTGAGATGGGCCAGACTCCTGTGACCCAGTCCCGTATCGGACGTATCTGCCTG AATGACGACGGAGGTCATTGCTGTCTGGTCAACAAGTGGAGCACCTTCCTGAAGGCCAGGCTCATCTGCTCTGTGCCCGGGGCCGATGGCATGGAGACACACTTCGACGAGCTCA GAGATGTTTACATACAACCAACACAGGATATAAAAAATCCTGTCATATATGGagtcttctctgtctctgg CTCTGTGTTCAAAGGCTCGGCGGTTTGTGTGTACTCTATGGCTGACATCCGGATGGTCTTCAATGGCCCCTTTGCCCACAAGGAGGGACCTAATTACCAGTGGGTGGCCTACACCGGGAAGATACCCTACCCTCGACCCGGCACG TGCCCCGGAGGTACGTTCACCCCCAACATGAAGTCCACTAAGGACTATCCAGATGAAGTGATTAACTTTATGAGGAATCACCCTGCCATGCACAACGCAGTGTACCCAGTGCACAAGCGCCCCCTGGTGGTTCGGACCAACGTGGACTATGAATTCACCACCATTACAGTGGACCAGGTGACAGCTGCAGACGGCAACTATGAAGTGCTCTTCTTAGGAACTG ACAAGGGAACGGTACAGAAAGTCATTGTGCTGCCTAGAGATGACCTTCAGACAGAGGAGCTGGTCCTGGAGGAAGTCGAGGTGTTCAAG GTCCCCACTCCTATAACTACAATGAAGATCTCGTCCAAAAGG CAACAGCTGTATGTGTCATCTGCAGTGGGGCTGACCCAGTTGGCTCTGCATCGCTGTGACATGTACGGCGAGGCCTGCGCTGACTGCTGTCTGGCCAGAGATCCTTACTGCGCCTGGGATGGCAAGTCCTGCTCCCGTTACTCCGCCTCACAGAAAAG ACGTAGCCGGAGGCAGGATGTCAAGTACGGGAACCCCATCCGCCAGTGCAGAGGCTTCAATTCCAAGG CCAGTAAGAACACTTTGGAGATGGTGCAGTATGGGGTGGAGGGGAGCAGTACCTTCCTGGAGTGTCAGGCCCGCTCTCCACACGCTCTCATCAAATGGCACGTGCAGAGGGATAACAGTGACCGCAGGAAAGAG ATGCGCTCAGACGGTCGGATTTTGAAGACAGAACAAGGTCTGCTCGTGCGATCTCTGCAGCCCTCTGACTCTGGCTTGTACCAATGCACGGCCACAGAAAAGAATTTCAAACACACGCTGATCAAgctgcagttggtggtgttgtCAAGCCGGGCTGTCAACAATGCACTGGTGGAGGGCGGTGCAGGTTTGATGGCATCTTCTTTCCACTCCGGCAGCACGCAGTGGACCCCCAGCGCAGGCCAGTACAAGGACCTGCTGACCATCCTGAGCCAGCCAGAGATGAGCCTGATTAATCAGTACTGCCAGGACTACTGGCAGTTTGGTGACCCGCTGCTGGGCCCCCTTAAGGCCAAAGACCTGAAAGAGCTCAAGGAGCAGAAGAAGCCCCGCAACCGCCGACATCACAGGGACGGGGAGGAGGAAAGGGAGCAGCAGGGAGTAGAGACATGA
- the sema3fb gene encoding semaphorin-3F isoform X1 — protein MQLDGLWTVHTLLALCGLAFGNQVSNEPLAAPRVFISFKELRSTGTAHHFAYLINTSDYRILRMDEDHDRMYVGSKDHILSLDLHDINKNPRIIHWPVPEQRRMECLVSGKDANEECANFIRLIEPWNRTHLYVCGTGAYNPVCTFVNRGRKPQTSMYLQMAQARGRASRAAEPSAVHETLGLKEEIFHLEPGKVESGKGKCSYDPKLNSVSALINGELYAGVYVDFMGTDSAIFRTLGTKTAMRTDQYNSRWLNDPTFVHIHLIPDSAERNDDKLYFFFREKSSEMGQTPVTQSRIGRICLNDDGGHCCLVNKWSTFLKARLICSVPGADGMETHFDELRDVYIQPTQDIKNPVIYGVFSVSGSVFKGSAVCVYSMADIRMVFNGPFAHKEGPNYQWVAYTGKIPYPRPGTCPGGTFTPNMKSTKDYPDEVINFMRNHPAMHNAVYPVHKRPLVVRTNVDYEFTTITVDQVTAADGNYEVLFLGTDKGTVQKVIVLPRDDLQTEELVLEEVEVFKVPTPITTMKISSKRQQLYVSSAVGLTQLALHRCDMYGEACADCCLARDPYCAWDGKSCSRYSASQKRQYWSDPFRRSRRQDVKYGNPIRQCRGFNSKASKNTLEMVQYGVEGSSTFLECQARSPHALIKWHVQRDNSDRRKEMRSDGRILKTEQGLLVRSLQPSDSGLYQCTATEKNFKHTLIKLQLVVLSSRAVNNALVEGGAGLMASSFHSGSTQWTPSAGQYKDLLTILSQPEMSLINQYCQDYWQFGDPLLGPLKAKDLKELKEQKKPRNRRHHRDGEEEREQQGVET, from the exons AACTGAGATCCACTGGTACCGCTCATCACTTCGCCTACCTCATCAACACATCTGACTATCGGATCCTTCGTATGGATGAGGACCATGATCGAATGTATGTTGGGAGCAAGGACCACATCCTGTCCTTGGACCTCCATGACATCAACAAGAACCCACGTATT ATCCACTGGCCAGTGCCTGAACAAAGAAGAATGGAGTGCCTCGTGAGTGGGAAAGATGCCAAT GAGGAGTGTGCGAACTTCATTCGTCTAATTGAGCCATGGAACCGGACTCACCTGTACGTCTGTGGGACAGGAGCTTACAATCCGGTCTGCACCTTTGTCAACCGCGGACGCAAACCTCAG acGTCCATGTATCTGCAGATGGCCCAAGCCAGAGGAAGGGCTAGCCGCGCAGCTGAACCCAGCGCGGTGCACGAGACGCTCGGACTCAAG GAAGAAATCTTCCATTTGGAGCCGGGCAAAGTAGAATCTGGGAAAGGAAAGTGCTCCTATGACCCGAAGCTCAACAGCGTGTCAGCTTTGATCA aTGGAGAACTGTACGCTGGGGTCTATGTTGACTTTATGGGAACAGACTCTGCCATTTTCCGTACTTTGGGGACAAAGACTGCCATGCGAACAGATCAGTACAACTCCAGATGGCTGAACG ACCCCACTTTTGTCCACATACACCTCATCCCAGATAGTGCCGAGAGAAATGATGACAAGCTGTATTTCTTCTTCCGAGAGAAGTCCTCTGAGATGGGCCAGACTCCTGTGACCCAGTCCCGTATCGGACGTATCTGCCTG AATGACGACGGAGGTCATTGCTGTCTGGTCAACAAGTGGAGCACCTTCCTGAAGGCCAGGCTCATCTGCTCTGTGCCCGGGGCCGATGGCATGGAGACACACTTCGACGAGCTCA GAGATGTTTACATACAACCAACACAGGATATAAAAAATCCTGTCATATATGGagtcttctctgtctctgg CTCTGTGTTCAAAGGCTCGGCGGTTTGTGTGTACTCTATGGCTGACATCCGGATGGTCTTCAATGGCCCCTTTGCCCACAAGGAGGGACCTAATTACCAGTGGGTGGCCTACACCGGGAAGATACCCTACCCTCGACCCGGCACG TGCCCCGGAGGTACGTTCACCCCCAACATGAAGTCCACTAAGGACTATCCAGATGAAGTGATTAACTTTATGAGGAATCACCCTGCCATGCACAACGCAGTGTACCCAGTGCACAAGCGCCCCCTGGTGGTTCGGACCAACGTGGACTATGAATTCACCACCATTACAGTGGACCAGGTGACAGCTGCAGACGGCAACTATGAAGTGCTCTTCTTAGGAACTG ACAAGGGAACGGTACAGAAAGTCATTGTGCTGCCTAGAGATGACCTTCAGACAGAGGAGCTGGTCCTGGAGGAAGTCGAGGTGTTCAAG GTCCCCACTCCTATAACTACAATGAAGATCTCGTCCAAAAGG CAACAGCTGTATGTGTCATCTGCAGTGGGGCTGACCCAGTTGGCTCTGCATCGCTGTGACATGTACGGCGAGGCCTGCGCTGACTGCTGTCTGGCCAGAGATCCTTACTGCGCCTGGGATGGCAAGTCCTGCTCCCGTTACTCCGCCTCACAGAAAAG GCAATACTGGTCTGACCCATTTAGACGTAGCCGGAGGCAGGATGTCAAGTACGGGAACCCCATCCGCCAGTGCAGAGGCTTCAATTCCAAGG CCAGTAAGAACACTTTGGAGATGGTGCAGTATGGGGTGGAGGGGAGCAGTACCTTCCTGGAGTGTCAGGCCCGCTCTCCACACGCTCTCATCAAATGGCACGTGCAGAGGGATAACAGTGACCGCAGGAAAGAG ATGCGCTCAGACGGTCGGATTTTGAAGACAGAACAAGGTCTGCTCGTGCGATCTCTGCAGCCCTCTGACTCTGGCTTGTACCAATGCACGGCCACAGAAAAGAATTTCAAACACACGCTGATCAAgctgcagttggtggtgttgtCAAGCCGGGCTGTCAACAATGCACTGGTGGAGGGCGGTGCAGGTTTGATGGCATCTTCTTTCCACTCCGGCAGCACGCAGTGGACCCCCAGCGCAGGCCAGTACAAGGACCTGCTGACCATCCTGAGCCAGCCAGAGATGAGCCTGATTAATCAGTACTGCCAGGACTACTGGCAGTTTGGTGACCCGCTGCTGGGCCCCCTTAAGGCCAAAGACCTGAAAGAGCTCAAGGAGCAGAAGAAGCCCCGCAACCGCCGACATCACAGGGACGGGGAGGAGGAAAGGGAGCAGCAGGGAGTAGAGACATGA